A window of Burkholderia ubonensis contains these coding sequences:
- a CDS encoding amidohydrolase: MTATVTQPDLILHNGRFTTLDRANPIATAVAIAAGRFVAVGSDADVMPLAGRATKVVDLGGRGVLPGLIDNHCHVIRGGLNYNMELRWDGVRSLATAMEMLKQQVAITPPPQWVRVVGGFTEHQFAEKRLPTLDELNAVAPDTPVFILHLYDRAMLNAAALRVVGYTKDTPEPPGGEIMRDGNGNPTGLLLAKPNAAILYATLAKGPKLPLEYQVNSTRHFMRELNRLGVTGAIDAGGGFQNYPEDYEVIQQLADAKQLTIRLAYNLFTQKPNAEKEDFVNWTKSVKYHDGTDYFRHNGAGEMLAFSAADFEDFRQPRPDMAPEMESDLEEVVRILAQNRWPWRMHATYDETISRALDVFEKVNRDTPLAGLNWFFDHAETISERSMDRIAALGGGVAVQHRMAYQGEYFVERYGAKAGEATPPVARMLSKGLKVSAGTDATRVASYNPWVSLSWLVTGRTVGGLRLYPQANCLDRETALRMWTENVTWFSNEEGKKGHIAVGQLADLVVPDRDFFACAEDDIAATTALLTVVDGKIVWGAGPFESHDAPIPPAMPDWSPVRAFGGYAGWGATQRAGAPLQRAAAAAMCGCANECNVHQHAHAGAWGSALPTSDAKGFWGAFGCSCWAI; this comes from the coding sequence ATGACCGCAACCGTGACCCAACCGGATCTGATCCTGCATAACGGGCGATTCACGACCCTCGACCGCGCGAACCCCATCGCGACCGCGGTCGCAATTGCCGCCGGCCGCTTCGTCGCCGTCGGCAGCGACGCGGATGTGATGCCGCTCGCGGGCCGCGCGACGAAGGTGGTCGATCTCGGCGGCCGCGGCGTGCTGCCCGGCCTGATCGACAACCATTGCCACGTGATTCGTGGCGGACTGAACTACAACATGGAGCTGCGCTGGGACGGCGTGCGCTCGCTCGCGACCGCGATGGAGATGCTCAAGCAGCAGGTGGCGATCACGCCGCCGCCGCAATGGGTGCGCGTCGTCGGCGGCTTCACCGAGCACCAGTTCGCCGAGAAGCGGCTGCCGACCCTCGACGAACTGAATGCGGTCGCGCCCGATACGCCGGTCTTCATCCTGCACCTGTACGACCGCGCGATGCTCAATGCCGCCGCGCTGCGCGTCGTCGGCTACACGAAGGACACGCCCGAACCCCCGGGCGGCGAAATCATGCGGGACGGCAACGGCAACCCGACCGGCCTGCTGCTCGCGAAACCGAACGCCGCGATCCTGTACGCGACCCTCGCGAAAGGCCCGAAGCTGCCGCTCGAATACCAGGTCAACTCGACGCGCCACTTCATGCGCGAGCTGAACCGCCTCGGCGTGACCGGCGCGATCGACGCGGGCGGCGGCTTCCAGAATTATCCGGAGGACTACGAAGTCATCCAGCAGCTCGCCGACGCGAAGCAGCTGACGATCCGCCTCGCGTACAACCTGTTCACGCAGAAGCCGAACGCCGAGAAGGAAGACTTCGTGAACTGGACCAAGAGCGTCAAGTATCACGACGGAACCGACTACTTCCGCCACAACGGCGCGGGCGAGATGCTCGCGTTCTCCGCCGCCGACTTCGAGGACTTCCGCCAGCCGCGCCCGGACATGGCGCCGGAGATGGAGTCCGACCTCGAGGAAGTGGTGCGGATCCTCGCGCAGAACCGCTGGCCGTGGCGCATGCACGCGACCTACGACGAGACGATCAGCCGCGCGCTCGACGTGTTCGAGAAGGTGAACCGCGACACGCCGCTCGCGGGGCTCAACTGGTTCTTCGATCACGCGGAGACGATTTCGGAGCGCTCGATGGACCGCATCGCGGCGCTCGGCGGCGGCGTCGCGGTGCAGCACCGGATGGCGTACCAGGGCGAGTATTTCGTCGAGCGCTACGGCGCGAAGGCCGGCGAAGCGACGCCGCCCGTCGCGCGGATGCTGTCGAAGGGGCTGAAGGTGTCCGCGGGCACCGACGCGACGCGCGTCGCGAGCTACAACCCGTGGGTGTCGCTGTCGTGGCTCGTCACCGGACGCACGGTCGGCGGCCTGCGCCTGTATCCGCAGGCGAACTGCCTCGATCGCGAAACGGCGCTGCGGATGTGGACCGAGAACGTCACGTGGTTCTCGAACGAGGAAGGCAAGAAAGGGCACATCGCGGTGGGGCAGCTTGCCGACCTCGTGGTCCCGGATCGCGATTTCTTCGCGTGCGCGGAGGACGATATCGCCGCCACGACTGCGTTGCTGACGGTGGTCGACGGCAAGATCGTCTGGGGTGCGGGGCCGTTCGAGTCGCACGACGCGCCGATCCCGCCCGCGATGCCCGACTGGTCGCCCGTGCGCGCATTCGGCGGCTATGCGGGCTGGGGCGCGACGCAGCGCGCCGGTGCGCCGCTGCAACGCGCGGCGGCCGCCGCGATGTGCGGCTGCGCGAACGAATGCAACGTTCACCAGCATGCGCACGCGGGCGCATGGGGCAGCGCGTTGCCGACGTCCGACGCGAAGGGCTTCTGGGGCGCGTTCGGATGCTCGTGCTGGGCGATCTGA
- a CDS encoding cholesterol oxidase substrate-binding domain-containing protein: protein MAKLAAAGVVAGWTPIYQVAANAATAGATPPGFPADIPLYKQAFQNWSGEIVVQDVWTAAPRSADDVVATVNWARANGYRVRPRGYMHNWSPLTLDPGVAPANLVLLDTTKSLTAVSVDTSTRPARVTAQTGVSLETLLAKLEDHGLGVVAAPAPGDITLGGALAIDAHGTAVPAVGETLQPGHTYGSLSNLVLSLTAVVFDPASRQYALRTFQRNDPDIGAFLAHIGRALVVEVTLAAGPNQRLRCQSFIDIPASELFAPAGTAGRTISSLLDRSGRIEAIWFPFTTCPWLKVWTLKPSKPLLSRAVTQPYNYPFSDSIPQSLSDLVKRIIIGGEGALTPLFGQTQYAITTAGLGLTLSADIWGWSRTVLQYIRPTTLRVTANGYAVLARRADVQRVVSEFVQYYQNRVDAYKARGEYPMNGPVEIRITGLDKPADAGAGAVVPTLSALKPRPDHPEWDVAVWFDILTLPGTPAADRFYREIEQWMLSNYSGAYATVRPEWSKGWAYTDTAAWQDGTMLSVTIPRLYRDGQPTTSNWDAARATLERYDPQRIFRSPLLDRLMP from the coding sequence ATGGCCAAACTCGCGGCCGCCGGTGTCGTTGCCGGCTGGACGCCGATCTACCAGGTTGCCGCGAACGCGGCGACGGCCGGCGCGACGCCGCCCGGCTTCCCGGCCGACATCCCGCTCTACAAGCAGGCGTTCCAGAACTGGAGCGGCGAGATCGTCGTGCAGGACGTATGGACCGCCGCGCCGCGCTCCGCCGACGACGTCGTCGCGACGGTCAACTGGGCGCGCGCGAACGGCTACCGGGTGCGCCCGCGCGGCTACATGCACAACTGGTCGCCGCTGACGCTCGATCCGGGCGTCGCCCCCGCGAACCTCGTGCTGCTCGACACGACGAAGTCGCTGACCGCGGTATCCGTCGACACGTCGACGCGGCCCGCGCGCGTCACCGCGCAAACGGGCGTCTCGCTGGAGACGCTGCTCGCGAAGCTCGAGGATCACGGCCTCGGCGTCGTCGCCGCGCCCGCGCCGGGCGACATTACGCTCGGCGGCGCGCTCGCGATCGACGCGCACGGCACCGCCGTGCCCGCGGTCGGCGAAACCTTGCAGCCCGGCCACACCTACGGCTCATTGAGCAACCTGGTGCTCTCGCTGACCGCGGTCGTGTTCGATCCCGCCAGCCGGCAATACGCGCTGCGCACGTTCCAGCGCAACGATCCCGACATCGGCGCGTTCCTCGCGCACATCGGCCGGGCGCTCGTCGTCGAGGTCACGCTGGCGGCCGGGCCGAACCAGCGGCTGCGCTGCCAGAGCTTCATCGACATTCCGGCTTCGGAGTTGTTCGCACCGGCCGGCACGGCCGGCCGCACGATCTCATCGTTGCTCGACCGCTCAGGCCGGATCGAAGCGATCTGGTTCCCGTTCACGACTTGCCCGTGGCTCAAGGTCTGGACCCTGAAGCCGAGCAAGCCGCTGCTGTCGCGCGCCGTCACGCAGCCGTACAACTACCCGTTCTCCGATTCGATCCCGCAATCGCTGTCGGATCTCGTCAAGCGGATCATCATCGGCGGCGAGGGCGCGCTCACGCCGCTGTTCGGCCAGACGCAATACGCGATCACGACCGCCGGTCTCGGGCTCACGCTCAGCGCGGACATCTGGGGCTGGTCGCGCACCGTGCTGCAGTACATCCGCCCGACGACGCTGCGCGTCACCGCGAACGGCTACGCGGTGCTCGCGCGGCGCGCCGACGTGCAGCGCGTGGTCAGCGAGTTCGTCCAGTACTATCAGAACCGCGTCGACGCGTACAAGGCGCGCGGCGAATACCCGATGAACGGCCCCGTCGAGATTCGCATCACCGGCCTCGACAAGCCTGCCGATGCCGGCGCCGGCGCAGTGGTCCCGACGCTGTCCGCGCTCAAGCCGCGGCCCGACCATCCGGAATGGGACGTCGCCGTCTGGTTCGACATCCTGACGCTGCCGGGCACGCCCGCCGCCGATCGCTTCTATCGCGAGATCGAGCAGTGGATGCTCTCGAACTACAGCGGCGCGTATGCGACGGTGCGTCCCGAATGGTCGAAGGGCTGGGCCTACACCGACACGGCCGCGTGGCAGGACGGCACCATGCTGTCCGTCACGATCCCGCGCCTGTATCGCGACGGTCAGCCAACGACAAGCAACTGGGACGCGGCGCGTGCGACCCTCGAGCGCTACGACCCGCAGCGGATCTTCCGGTCGCCGCTGCTGGACCGGTTGATGCCGTAG
- a CDS encoding hydrolase: MSNPKLEVLTPDNCQMIFIDQQPQMAFGVQSIDRQVLKNNVVALAKAAKTFDIPTIITTVETESFSGYTYPELLDVFPDHPLLERTSMNSWDDQKVRDALAKNGRKKVVVSGLWTEVCNNTFALCAMLEGGYEIYMVADASGGTSKEAHDYAMQRMIQAGVVPVTWQQVMLEWQRDWAHRGTYDAVMAIAKEHSGAYGIGVDYAYTMVHKSAPRTATPHESIPPVPAK; the protein is encoded by the coding sequence ATGAGCAACCCGAAACTCGAAGTTCTCACCCCGGACAACTGCCAGATGATCTTCATCGATCAGCAGCCGCAGATGGCGTTCGGCGTTCAATCGATCGATCGGCAAGTGCTGAAGAACAACGTGGTCGCGCTGGCGAAGGCCGCGAAGACCTTCGACATCCCGACGATCATCACCACCGTCGAGACGGAGAGCTTCTCGGGCTACACGTATCCGGAGCTGCTCGACGTGTTCCCGGATCATCCGCTGCTCGAGCGGACCTCGATGAACTCGTGGGACGACCAGAAGGTGCGCGACGCGCTCGCGAAGAACGGCCGCAAGAAAGTGGTCGTGTCGGGCCTGTGGACCGAGGTGTGCAACAACACGTTCGCGCTGTGCGCGATGCTGGAAGGCGGCTACGAAATCTACATGGTGGCCGACGCGTCGGGCGGCACGTCGAAGGAAGCGCACGACTACGCGATGCAGCGCATGATCCAGGCCGGCGTCGTGCCGGTGACCTGGCAGCAGGTGATGCTCGAGTGGCAGCGCGACTGGGCGCACCGCGGCACGTATGACGCGGTGATGGCGATCGCGAAGGAGCATTCGGGCGCGTACGGCATCGGCGTCGACTACGCGTACACGATGGTGCACAAGAGCGCGCCGCGCACCGCGACGCCGCACGAGTCGATCCCGCCGGTTCCGGCGAAGTAA
- a CDS encoding XapX domain-containing protein: MKPYAASLLAGILAGVVYALIGVPSPAPPTIALAGLLGILAGEQILPVARRMIGGIRLGTAWREAKCSQHMFGALPGGHAADAGAKRD; this comes from the coding sequence ATGAAACCGTACGCTGCTTCACTTCTCGCCGGTATTCTCGCCGGCGTCGTCTACGCGCTGATCGGCGTGCCGTCTCCGGCGCCGCCTACCATCGCGCTGGCCGGCTTGCTGGGCATTCTGGCGGGCGAACAGATTCTTCCCGTCGCGCGGCGGATGATCGGCGGCATTCGGCTCGGGACCGCGTGGCGCGAGGCGAAGTGCAGTCAGCACATGTTCGGTGCGCTGCCGGGCGGTCATGCGGCGGATGCTGGGGCGAAGCGCGATTGA
- a CDS encoding DoxX family protein, which yields MTARAAYDCPAWVGALLSQRWVLPVARAALVSAYLIAGIYKLLDFNAAAAEQAHFGLHPGPVWAAMAIVVEIGGPLCVLSRRFTWLGAGGLGVLTLVAMLVAADFWNMSGAARFMALNAFFEHLGLIGGLVLVAVLGNTRRQADADASVR from the coding sequence ATGACGGCACGTGCGGCTTACGACTGTCCGGCCTGGGTCGGCGCACTGCTGTCGCAGCGGTGGGTGCTGCCGGTCGCGCGCGCCGCGCTGGTGTCCGCGTATCTGATCGCGGGCATTTACAAGCTGCTCGACTTCAATGCAGCTGCCGCGGAGCAGGCGCACTTCGGCCTGCATCCCGGGCCCGTCTGGGCCGCGATGGCGATCGTGGTCGAGATCGGCGGGCCGCTGTGCGTGTTGTCCCGGCGCTTCACGTGGCTCGGCGCCGGTGGCCTCGGCGTGTTGACGCTCGTCGCGATGCTGGTGGCCGCCGACTTCTGGAACATGTCGGGCGCCGCGCGCTTCATGGCGCTCAACGCGTTCTTCGAGCATCTCGGGCTGATCGGCGGGCTGGTGCTCGTCGCCGTGCTCGGCAATACGCGCCGCCAGGCCGACGCCGACGCGTCCGTTCGATGA
- a CDS encoding DUF1427 family protein, which produces MEPYLVSLGAGLLIGVIYSAIKVRSPAPPLIALVGLLGMLIGVQALPTVKQLFGF; this is translated from the coding sequence ATGGAACCCTATCTGGTTTCGCTTGGTGCGGGCCTGCTGATCGGTGTGATTTACAGCGCCATCAAGGTTCGCTCTCCCGCACCGCCGCTGATTGCGCTGGTCGGGTTGCTCGGCATGCTGATCGGCGTGCAGGCCTTGCCCACCGTCAAACAGCTGTTTGGCTTCTGA